One genomic window of Mustela lutreola isolate mMusLut2 chromosome 14, mMusLut2.pri, whole genome shotgun sequence includes the following:
- the LOC131814318 gene encoding LOW QUALITY PROTEIN: large ribosomal subunit protein uL4-like (The sequence of the model RefSeq protein was modified relative to this genomic sequence to represent the inferred CDS: inserted 1 base in 1 codon; deleted 1 base in 1 codon) has product MACARPLISVYSEKGESSGINVTLPAVFKVPIRPDNVNFVHTNLCKNNRQPYAVSELADHQTSAESWGTGRAVARIPRVRGGGTHRSGQGAFGNMCRGGRMFAPTKTWHRWHRRVNMTQKRYAICSALAALALPALVMSKGHRIKEVPELPLVVEDKVEGYKKTKEAVLLLKKFKARNDIKKVYASQPMRAGKGKMRNRCRIQRXGPCIIYNEDNGIIKVFRNIPGITLLNVSKLNILKLAPGGHVGRFCIWTESAFRKLDDLYGTWRKAASLKSNYNLPTHKMLNTDLSRILESPEIQRALRAPRKKIHRRVLKKNPLKNLRIMLKLSPYAKTMRRNTILRQAKNHKLRMDKAAAALEAKSDEKGVPGKKPVVGKKGKKAVSVKKQKKPVVGKKTAASKKPAADKKPAEKKPTTEKPAA; this is encoded by the exons ATGGCGTGTGCTCGCCCATTGATATCTGTGTACTCGGAAAAGGGGGAATCATCTGGCATAAATGTTACTTTGCCTGCTGTGTTCAAGGTTCCCATTCGACCGGATAATGTGAACTTTGTTCACACCAACTTGTGCAAAAACAatagacagccatatgctgtcaGTGAATTAGCAGATCATCAAACCAGTGCTGAGTCTTGGGGTACTGGCAGAGCTGTGGCTCGAATTCCCAGAGTTCGAGGTGGTGGGACTCACCGTTCTGGCCAGGGTGCCTTTGGAAATATGTGTCGTGGGGGCCGCATGTTTGCACCCACCAAAACCTGGCACCGTTGGCATCGCAGAGTGAACATGACACAGAAGCGATATGCCATTTGCTCTGCCCTGGCTGCCTTGGCCTTACCAGCGCTGGTCATGTCTAAAGGTCATCGT ATCAAGGAAGTTCCTGAACTTCCTTTGGTGGTTGAAGATAAAGTTGAAGGCTACAAGAAGACCAAGGAggctgttttgcttcttaaaaaatttaaagcccGGAATGATATCAAAAAGGTCTATGCCTCTCAGCCAATGAGAGCTGGCAAGGGCAAAATGAGAAACCGCTGTCGAATCCAGC AAGGACCCTGCATCATCTACAATGAAGACAATGGAATCATCAAGGTCTTCAGAAACATTCCTGGAATTACTTTACTTAATGTAAGCAAACTGAACATTTTGAAACTTGCTCCTGGTGGGCATGTGGGACGTTTCTGCATTTGGACTGAAAGTGCGTTCCGCAAGTTAGACGATCTTTATGGCACTTGGCGTAAGGCTGCCTCCCTCAAGAGTAATTACAACCTTCCCACGCATAAGATGCTTAATACAGACCTTAGCAGAATCTTGGAAAGTCCAGAGATCCAAAGAGCCCTCCGAGCACCACGCAAGAAGATTCATCGCAGGGTCCTGAAGAAGAATCCACTGAAGAACCTGAGAATCATGTTGAAACTAAGCCCCTATGCAAAGACCATGCGCCGGAACACCATTCTTCGCCAGGCCAAGAATCACAAACTCCGGATGGATAAGGCGGCGGCAGCCTTAGAAGCCAAATCAGATGAGAAGGGAGTTCCAGGCAAGAAGCCTGTggtagggaagaaaggaaagaaggctgTTAGtgtgaagaagcagaagaaacctGTGGTGGGGAAAAAGACTGCAGCTTCCAAGAAACCAGCGGCTGATAAGAAGCCTGCAGAAAAGAAACCCACTACAGAGAAGCCTGCTGCCTAA